In the Phytoactinopolyspora mesophila genome, TATCGACTACCAACGCTGGCCGGAATCGTGGGATAGATCCCGAGCCAGAACGAGATCGCATTTTGCGACTGTGCCATTCGCCCCGGTCAGTGGCTGAGATAGCCTCGCTTGTCGCCACGCCACTGGGCGTTGCTAGGGTGCTTGTCGCCGATCTCGAGGCCGAAGGCCTCGCCCGCGTAGCGGATCCGCACGCGGCATTCCACGGGTCGGCAGAGCCGGCTCGCGATTTGAGTGTGCTGGAAAGGGTGAGGGATGGCCTCCGTCGACTCTGAGGTGTCCCGAGGGACACACGCCTCGCAGGACGCGCTTTCGGTGAAGATAGTGGTCGCCGGCGGGTTCGGCGTTGGTAAGACGACGTTCGTCGGTTCGGTGAGCGAGATCGAGCCGCTTCGGACCGAAGCGCTCATGACCGACGCTTCGTCGAGCGTCGACGATCTCAGCATGCTGCCGGAGAAACGGACGACCACGGTCGCCATGGACTTCGGCCGGATCACCCTGGCTGAGGACCTGGTTTTGTACCTATTCGGTACCCCTGGTCAAAGCCGGTTCTGGTTCATGTGGGACGACATCACCCGGGGCGCCATCGGCGCGGTGGTCTTGGTGGACACGCGTCGCCTGGCCGACTGCTTCGGTGCGGTCGATTACGTGGAGCAGCGCGGCATTCCGTTCCTCGTCGCGCTGAATGCCTTTGACGGCGTGCAGCAGCACTCGGTCGAGGAGGTCCGCGACGCGCTGCAGATCGGGCCCGAGGTGCCGTTCGTCGTCACTGACGCACGCGACCGTGAGTCGGTGAAGACGGTTCTGGTGACGCTCGTGGAACACGCCATGTCGATGGTGGCGCAACAGGGCTGATTCTGTCACTGCTCCGGAGTTGTGGCCTCAGGCTGTTCCGACCACCAGGTCAACAGCTCGGCTTTGGCATCCTCCTCGCTGAGCGGCCCGCGATCCATACGTACCTCGAGCATGTGCCGGTAGGCGCGGCCCACCACCGGGCCGGGCCCGGTGCCGAGTATGCGCATGATCGCGTTTCCGTCGAGGTCCGGCCGGATCGCGGCCAGCTCTTCTTCCTGCTCCAGCCGTTCGATCCGCTTCTCGAGGTCGTCGTACGACCGTCGCAGCGCATCAGCTTTCTTGGGGTTTCTCGTCGTGCAGTCGGAGCGGGTCAGGACGTGCAGCCGAGCCAGCAGATCACCGGCGTCACGCGCGTAGCGCCGTACGGCGGAGTCGGTCCATTGCCCGCCTCGGTATCCGTGGAACCTCAGGTGCAGCTCGGTGAGCTTGGCCACGCTGTTGACCACGGCGGACGGATAACGCAGTGCCGTGAGCCGTTTGCGGACCAGCTTCGCGCCGACAACATCATGGTGGTGAAAACTGACGCCGCCGTCGGGCTCGAACCGGCGGGTCTTCGGCTTGCCGATGTCATGCAGCAGCGCGGCCAGCCGGGTGACCAGATCAGGGCCGCCGTCCGGCAGCCTGTTCTCGAGTTCGATCGCCTGGTTCAGCACGGTCAGGGAATGTTCGTAGACGTCCTTGTGCCGGTGGTGCTCGTCGATCTCCAAGCGCAACGCCGGGAGCTCGGGCAGCATCCGGTCCGCCAGGCCGGTGTCGACCAGCAATCTGAGTCCCCGTGTGGGCTCAGTGGCAAGAACCAGCTTGGACAGCTCATCACGTATCCGTTCCGCCGAAACGATGTCGAGGCGGTCGGTCATGTCCGTCATGGCTTGGACCACTTCCGGGGCCACGTCGAAACCGAGCTGCGCGGCGAAGCGCGCCGCACGCATCATCCTCAGCGGATCGTCGGAGAACGACGCCTCCGGCGTCCCGGGTGTCCGGATGATCCTCCGGCCGAGATCAGCCAGACCTCCGTGCGGGTCGACGAACTCGCGTCCAGGAAGCTTCACCGCCATCGCGTTGATCGTGAAGTCGCGCCTTACCAAGTCCTCCTCGATCGTCTCCCCGAAGGCGACGTCCGGTTTGCGGCTGGCGCGGTCGTAGTTCTCCGAGCGATATGTGGTGATCTCGATGTGGAAACCGGACTTCTTGGCGCCGATCGTCCCGAACGCCTGGCCCACGTCCCACACGTTCTCGGCCCAACCCGTAAGAAGCCGTTTCGTCTCCTTGGGCAGGGCCGACGTGGTGAAGTCCAGATCCTGGCCGAGCCGGTCGAGCAAGGCGTCACGCACCGACCCGCCCACCAATGCGAGCTGGTGGCCGGCCGCGGCGAAGCGCTCCGCGAGCTCATCGGCCACCGGCGAGATCCGGAGAAGTTGGCGGACGGCGCGGCGTTGGGCCGCGGTGAGCGCATGCTGATGATCGGTCAACCCAGTCACGACCCACCAGCGTACGACGTGTGGCTGAGGAACAAGAATCCCGTACTGGTAGAGCACTGATGGGACCTATGACGGCACTCCCTGGACCGGCGGTAACGGGGTCATTCCCGCCAATCTATGAGCGGGACCTCTACCCTGGACGTATGCCCGGCCGGATAGTCCTGACCATCGCCGCGGTGGCCGTGGTGTCGATGATCTTCGCCGCTCCGGCCCCGGCGGCAGACCGGCCCGACGCACAAGACACTGGCGCCACCGCCGAGAGCTACCTGAACACGGTCGAGCCATCTGCCCTTGCCCCAGGCGAAACACTGACTCTTGCCGGTGTCGTGGAGAACACGGGTGATGAACCGATCACCAACGTCCAGGCACTGCCGCGCTGGAATACCGTTCAGCTCGAGACCCGGGACGAGATCGCGCTCGTGTCCGTCGACGACACCGTACGCTGGGGATTTCGCTATGACGACCCCTTCCAGGTTGTCGCCGAACGGCTCGATCCTGGCGAACAGGCGGAGTTCCGCCTGGACATCGATGCCGAGCAACTTTCTTTCGGCAGTCCCGGTGTCTACACCGTGGGCGTCGACATTCGCGGTTCCCTCACCGACGGGGACCGGGTCACACTCGATACGGCCCGGACGGTGGTGCCGTGGATACCGGACGACGTCCCGGCGAAGGTGGACGTTGCCCTGCTGTGGCCCGCCGAGGCGCCGCCGGCCCTGATGCCGAGTGGTGACCTGCGCAACGACGCCGTCGCCGGCCGGATCGCCCCAGGCGGCCCTCTCGATGCGATCGTCGACGCGGCCGGCTCCAATCCGGTGACCTGGCTCGTCGATCCGGATCTCCTCGACACGGTCGACGCCATGACCGAATCCGATTCCGGTGACGCGGCCGAAGCCGCGGAGGAGTGGGAGTCGAAGTTCCAGCCGGAGCGCGACGGCAGCCTGTATCTGCTGCCCTACGCCCGCCCGGACGTGAGAGCTCTGCTGGCCACCGATCCCGAGCTCGCCTCCCAGCTCACCGCTGCGTCGGTCGACGCGACCCGGCAGACCGCCCGGACCCTGGCGGACGTGCGTACCGGGGTGGCACGTGCGGACGCCGGTGCTGACGACGACGTGTTCTCGGCGCTTGCCGACGCCGGAGTACGCACCGTGATCCTGTCCGGGGCCGCCGCGACGTCGTCGGAGAGCCCGATGGCTCACATGAGCACAGCCCGGGGCGAACTCGAGGTGGTGCTGACCGATCCGGGCCTCGACGCGGTGGTGGCCGACGCCCACAACGCGACCAACACCGACGCCGGCCTGCTGGAGCTTCGCCAGCGGTGGGCCGCGGAGACCGCCATGGCCGCGATAGAAGCCGAACTCCGGGGGGCTCAGCCCCAGCCGCTCGTCGTCGCGCCACCGGCGCGCTGGACGCCGCATGAGGACCTTGCCAACGCCGTAGTCGATGTGTGGACGGACTTGCCGTGGGTCGAGCCTGTCACCGTCGACGAGCTGCCGGCGCCATCCCAGCCGGCGTCTGTGACCGTTGAGCCCGCGGATGCGGGAAACGTACTGCCGGCAGAGAACGTCGCGGCGGCTGCTGACCTGCAAGATGCCGTGCAGAAGTACACCGAACTCCTGGCCGATCCGGATCAGGACCTGAACCGGGCGCTGGGTCTGGCCGCGATCCGGGCGGCGTCCTCAGGATGGCGCGATGACCCGGCCGCGGGTCTCGAATACGCCTCGGACATCACCGACGAACTCGGCCGGCAGCTCGGCGAGGTGAGCGTCACCGTTCCCGAGTCGGTCACCCTGTCCAGCCGAACCGGGATCTTTCCCCTGACCGTCACCAATGAGCTCGACGAGCCGGTGACCGTCAAGCTCGCCATTCAGTCCGCCAACCCGGATCGCCTCCGTGTCGACGACGTGCCGGAACAACAGGTCGGTGCGGGTTCACGTGAAACCATCGAGATCAAGGCACAGGCGGCAACGAACGGACGGGTACCCATCACCGTCCAGCTCGTCACCCACAGCGGCGCTCCGCTCGGCCCGACAACCCAGTCGGTGGTCAACGCGACCGACTACGGCACTATCGGCTGGATCATCATCGTCGGCGCCGGAGCATTGTTCGGAGCCGCGGTGATCCGCACCATGCTGCGACGTCGAAACTCGGCGACCGGCGACCACGATTCGGTGAGCGAGTCCGCGGCAGATGACGTCGCGACCGGTGACGACCCCGGTTCGGCGGGTGCCGCCGGCGATCACACCGGTGCCGCGCCACGGCCGCCTGCGCAGGGGGTCACGCGGTGACCGATACGCGTAACGTCGAGTCGCCCGACCCTAGACGCCCCAGCCTCCTCGGCTCCAGCGTCGTCATGGCGGCCGGCACGATCGTCTCGCGGCTGACCGGGTTCGGACGAGCCGCCATCATCGCCGCGGCACTCGGGCTGACCGTCGCCACGGCCGACGTGTTCAACGTGCCCAACGTCATCCCCAACATGATCTACATCCTCGTGGGCGGGGGTGTCCTCAACTCCGTACTGGTGCCGGTCTTGGTGCGAGCCATCAAGAACGACGCCGACGGTGGCGCGGCGTACTCACAGCGGCTGTTCAGCCTGGCCATCACCGTGCTGGGGGTGGCAACCGTCGTGGCGGTTCTCGCCGCGCCGTGGATCATCCGGGCGATCGTCGACTCCAGGTATCTCGAACCGGAGATGCGGCCGCTCTACGACAACATGGTGATGTTCGCCCGGTTCTGCCTGCCGCAGATCTTCTTCTACGGGTTGTACGTCCTGATCGGCCAGATCCTCAACGCCAAGGGCCGTTTCGGGCCGATGATGTGGGCGCCGATTCTCAACAACGTCGTGGCGATCGCTGTCTTCGCTCTCTACCTCATCGTCTACGGCACCAAGTCTGCAGGCACGTTCTCCACCGCCGAGATGCTTCTGCTCGGCCTCGGCTCGACCGCCGGAGTGGCCGCACAGGCGCTCATCCTGATCCCCGTCCTGCGCAAGACCGGCTTCTCGCTCCGGTTCCGGACCGATTGGCGCGGCGCCGGCCTTCGTGAACCGATCCGGATGGGCTTGTGGAGCGTCGGGTTCGTCATCGTCAACCAGATCGCCTACCTCTTCTTCGTCAACGTCGCGACCGGTGCCAGTGCCACAGCGGTCGATGGCGACGGCGCCGGCTACACCGTGTACGCGAACGCCATGTTGATCATGATGGTGCCGCACGCGATCATCACGGTCTCTCTAGCCACAGCGCTGCTGCCCCGTCTGGCCGATCTGGCGGCCGACGGGCACATCGACGAGGTCAGGGAGAAGCTGGTCTCGGTCGTGCGCATCTGCCTGGCCATCCTCCTGCCCATGGCCGCGCTGATGGCCGTGCTGGCCTTCCCGATCACGGCGGTGATCTTCGACTACGGCTCAGCCGAAGGCCAGACCGGGATGCTGGCCCGTACGCTGATCGCGCTCTTGCCCGGCCTGCTCGCGTTCACCGTGCATTACCTGTGCCTGCGCGGTTTCTACGCGCTCAAGGACACCCGGACACCGTTCTTCACCCAGTTGTGGATCGCTGCGGTGATGATCGTCTGGGCCATCGGGCTGAGCGTGATCTCGCCGAGCCCCCATCTCGTCACGATGACGCTGGCCACCGGATACAGTGCGGCCTATCTCGTCGGAGCCACCGTGAGCGTCGTGCGCCTACAGCGCGAGATCGGTGCGATCGACTTCTCGCCGCTGGTACAGCATATGGCCCGGCTGGCCATCCCCACCGGTGTCGCCGCCGGACTGGCCTGGCTGCTCTGGCGCGGCTGGTCGCAGCTCGGCCTGCTGAGTGCGTTCCCCTCCATGATCGAACGGTTAGTGGAGCTTGCCATCAGCGCCTCCGTGGGGGGCGCCACCTTCGTGGCCCTGGCATACGTCTTCCGCATCTCCGAAGTTCGCCGCGCGATCACCATGATCATGGCCAAGCTCCGTGGCCGGCACGCCGAGGCGGCACCCGCCGAAACCGAGAGCACCATTCCGGACGACATGCTCGAGGAGACCGCCGACTACATTCCGCCGGTGCTGGAGACGGGCACCCTCAGCATCTTCCGCCGTCCCAACTTCGACCCCGACGTCACGGTCGAGTTCTTCCTGGACGAAACCATGCACGGCGCGACCATGCATGGCATGCCCGCTCTCACTGACCGGCCCCGGCCGCCGAGCATCCTGCAGGAGGGAAACCCGGCGGCACGGCGCCATCCGAATCTCGACATCGACACCCATCCGGAGCTGCCCAAGCACGGGGAGGCCGGCCTTTCACAGCCCTCGGGGCGGGCACGCACACTGGCCGGACGGTACCGGGTCGAGAACCTGCTCGACGAGACCGCTGGGGTGCGCTCGTGGCTCGGGTTCGACGAGATCCTTCAGCGCCAGGTGTTCATCCAGACCATCCCAGCCGGCGACCCCCGCGGGGACGACTTCATCCGTGCCGCGAGGAAAGCCTCCTCGATCGACGATCCACGCTTCCTGCGGATCCTCGACATCGGGGCGGAGGACCTTTCCTATCTCGTGCGCGAGTGGACCCCTGGCCGGAGCCTTGCCGGCCTCCTGGCCGAAGGCCCGTTCCACACCGAGCACGCCTCGGCGATCGGCCGTGAGGTCGCGGACGCTCTCGCTGTCGCGCACAACATGCAACTCTCACACCGCCGGCTCAGCCCGACCCTGGTATTCCTCACCGCGGAGGGATCGATCAAGATCGCCGGCCTCGAGACCGAGGCGGTGCTCTACGGCGCGGCCGAGATCAACCTCGACGGCGCCGAGACTCGAGAAACCGATGCGGGCGTCCTCGACGCCGCTGGCGTCGGAAGCGTCCTGTACGCCTGTTTGACGGCCCGGTGGCCCATCGGAGCCTCCGGAGGGCTCGAACCCGCTCCTCGCATCGACGGGCGACTGGCTTCGGCCCGGCAGGTCAGACCCGGAATACCCACCTCGCTGGACGTCGTCACCGACCGCTCCATCGGCAACGCTCGCCGCCATCATGTCCCGCCGCTTCGTTCGCCTTTCGAGATCGCCTCCGAGCTGGGCACCGGTCCGGGAACCGACCAGTTCGCGATCGTCGGACAGGACTCCGCCGAGGGTAACGGCAACGGCCTGCTGGATCCGGTCTCCGGCCCGTATCTCGGCGTACCCGCGGGCACGGCGGCCACACAGCTACGCAGCCGGCGCGACCGGCGCCGGACCAGCAAACTCGGCAGATTCCTGGGCGTCTTCGGTGCGGCTCTGTTGCTGGTCGGGGCAACCCTCGTCGGACTGCAGCTGATGCTCAGCGCGTTCGACGATCCGGACCGGCCCGCCCGAGAGGAGCCCGGCTCGGCCGAGACAGGCGAAGATCCCACCTCGCCACCGCCGGAACCAGAACCGGAGGCGGAGCCACTAGAAGCCGTCACAGCGGACTACTTCGACCCCTTCGGCGGCACCCCGGAGAGTCCCACCGAAGTCGGCAATGCGACAGACGGCAACCTCGACACCGTGTGGCGCACGCTCCGGTATCTGGACCCGCTAGAGGCACAAAAGCCTGGCGTCGGGTTGTACGTAGACCTCGGTGAACCCAAGAGCATTACTGAGATCGAAGTAACGCTGATGAACGACGACGCCGATCTCGAACTACGCGTGGCGCCGGAGGATGCAAGCAGCGTGCCAGGCGACTTCGACGATTGGTCCAGGGTTCACGTCGAGGAGAATGCCGAGCTCACGTTCGGTCATACACTTGAGGAATCCGTCACAACACGCTATGTCTTGGTGTGGTTCACACGGCTGCCACCTTTCGAGGGTGACTATCGAAGCGGCATCGCCGACGTGACGGTCTTGGGCACCGAGGGAGGTTCGCAGTGACGGGTGGGCCGTCCGGGTACCAGGACGCTGACGATGGTGAGCTATTGCGCCGCCATGTTGGCGGAGAACACGAAGCATTCGGCGAACTGGTCCGGCGGCACCAGGACCGGCTCTGGGCAGTAGCGCTCCGCACCCTTGGAAATCCCGAAGATGCCGCGGACGCGCTTCAGGACGCACTAGTCAACGCGTTCCGGCGAGCGTCGTCATTTCGAGCCGAATCGGCAGTAACCACCTGGCTGCACCGGGTAGTGGTCAATGCGTGTCTGGACCGCATCCGGCATACCGCCGCGCGTCCCTCGGACCCGGTTGCGTTCGACGGCACCGAGAACCCCGTTCTCACCGCGGCCGCCGGCGCCGGCGGCGACCCGGCGGAACATGCCCCGCTGCGGCTCGACCTGCAGGCAGCGTTGGCGTCCCTGCCCGATGAACAACGCGTGCCGCTGGTCCTCGTCGACGTCGAGGGTTACCGGGTGGCCGAGGTCGCCGAGATGCTGAGTCTCCCCGTCGGGACCATCAAAAGCCGGTGTGCCCGAGGCCGTGCCCGGCTACTCCCACTGCTCACCCAAGGCGAATCCTCGCAACCCAGAGGGAACCAAGCAGACAACCCTCGCGTCCCACCTGCAGCGACCAGTGAACCAGGAGGAGGTGATCGCCGGTGACCCGGACCGACGCGCACCCTCCTGGGCACGTACTGGCTGAGCTGGCCGAAGGCATCCTGGACGACGTCGACGCGGCTGAGGTTCATGCCCACACCGTCGACTGTGCGCTGTGTCAAGACACTCTCGGACGTCTCACGGAGGTCCGCCGCCTGCTGCAGGGAGCACCCGCCGAGATCGCGCTGCCTGGCCACGTGTCCGCCCGGATCGACGCCGCACTGGCCGCCGAGGCAGCAGCCGGCCACGGTGCGGAATCCGATGCCACCGTGACGAACGTCACCTCCATGAACGATCGCCCTATCGCGTGGTTCCGCAAGAGCCTGCCCCGGGTAGTTGCGGCCGCCGCGGCCGCGGCCGTGGTGGGCTTCGCCGGATACGCCGTTCTCTCCGGCGACGAGCAACCGGTCCCGTCGGCCGGCGAGAACGCGGACGAGGATCGGGCCGAGGCCGAGGAAGACTTCGCGGACGACGATTCCGCCGGGCTCGAGGCGCAAGACCAGCCCACGGTCGCGGATGCCCCTGATGCCATGGCCGAAGACGGCGCCGTGGCTGATGGCGACGTTCTGGTCGACGCCGCGTTGGCCGTCTGGGCCGAGCGCACTGAGGTCCGGCCCGACTGCGGTGATGGTCTCGCTCACGACCTGGAGTTCGAGCTCGTGGGCAGCACCGAGGTCGAAGGTGAAGTTCTGGTTGTGCTCTCCGACGCCGGTGAGCTGTTCGGCTGGACGC is a window encoding:
- the murJ gene encoding murein biosynthesis integral membrane protein MurJ, with protein sequence MTDTRNVESPDPRRPSLLGSSVVMAAGTIVSRLTGFGRAAIIAAALGLTVATADVFNVPNVIPNMIYILVGGGVLNSVLVPVLVRAIKNDADGGAAYSQRLFSLAITVLGVATVVAVLAAPWIIRAIVDSRYLEPEMRPLYDNMVMFARFCLPQIFFYGLYVLIGQILNAKGRFGPMMWAPILNNVVAIAVFALYLIVYGTKSAGTFSTAEMLLLGLGSTAGVAAQALILIPVLRKTGFSLRFRTDWRGAGLREPIRMGLWSVGFVIVNQIAYLFFVNVATGASATAVDGDGAGYTVYANAMLIMMVPHAIITVSLATALLPRLADLAADGHIDEVREKLVSVVRICLAILLPMAALMAVLAFPITAVIFDYGSAEGQTGMLARTLIALLPGLLAFTVHYLCLRGFYALKDTRTPFFTQLWIAAVMIVWAIGLSVISPSPHLVTMTLATGYSAAYLVGATVSVVRLQREIGAIDFSPLVQHMARLAIPTGVAAGLAWLLWRGWSQLGLLSAFPSMIERLVELAISASVGGATFVALAYVFRISEVRRAITMIMAKLRGRHAEAAPAETESTIPDDMLEETADYIPPVLETGTLSIFRRPNFDPDVTVEFFLDETMHGATMHGMPALTDRPRPPSILQEGNPAARRHPNLDIDTHPELPKHGEAGLSQPSGRARTLAGRYRVENLLDETAGVRSWLGFDEILQRQVFIQTIPAGDPRGDDFIRAARKASSIDDPRFLRILDIGAEDLSYLVREWTPGRSLAGLLAEGPFHTEHASAIGREVADALAVAHNMQLSHRRLSPTLVFLTAEGSIKIAGLETEAVLYGAAEINLDGAETRETDAGVLDAAGVGSVLYACLTARWPIGASGGLEPAPRIDGRLASARQVRPGIPTSLDVVTDRSIGNARRHHVPPLRSPFEIASELGTGPGTDQFAIVGQDSAEGNGNGLLDPVSGPYLGVPAGTAATQLRSRRDRRRTSKLGRFLGVFGAALLLVGATLVGLQLMLSAFDDPDRPAREEPGSAETGEDPTSPPPEPEPEAEPLEAVTADYFDPFGGTPESPTEVGNATDGNLDTVWRTLRYLDPLEAQKPGVGLYVDLGEPKSITEIEVTLMNDDADLELRVAPEDASSVPGDFDDWSRVHVEENAELTFGHTLEESVTTRYVLVWFTRLPPFEGDYRSGIADVTVLGTEGGSQ
- a CDS encoding DUF742 domain-containing protein translates to MSVPDSGRIRPYLATRGRTRPVQDIAIEALVSTTNAGRNRGIDPEPERDRILRLCHSPRSVAEIASLVATPLGVARVLVADLEAEGLARVADPHAAFHGSAEPARDLSVLERVRDGLRRL
- a CDS encoding CCA tRNA nucleotidyltransferase yields the protein MTGLTDHQHALTAAQRRAVRQLLRISPVADELAERFAAAGHQLALVGGSVRDALLDRLGQDLDFTTSALPKETKRLLTGWAENVWDVGQAFGTIGAKKSGFHIEITTYRSENYDRASRKPDVAFGETIEEDLVRRDFTINAMAVKLPGREFVDPHGGLADLGRRIIRTPGTPEASFSDDPLRMMRAARFAAQLGFDVAPEVVQAMTDMTDRLDIVSAERIRDELSKLVLATEPTRGLRLLVDTGLADRMLPELPALRLEIDEHHRHKDVYEHSLTVLNQAIELENRLPDGGPDLVTRLAALLHDIGKPKTRRFEPDGGVSFHHHDVVGAKLVRKRLTALRYPSAVVNSVAKLTELHLRFHGYRGGQWTDSAVRRYARDAGDLLARLHVLTRSDCTTRNPKKADALRRSYDDLEKRIERLEQEEELAAIRPDLDGNAIMRILGTGPGPVVGRAYRHMLEVRMDRGPLSEEDAKAELLTWWSEQPEATTPEQ
- a CDS encoding DUF6049 family protein, producing MPGRIVLTIAAVAVVSMIFAAPAPAADRPDAQDTGATAESYLNTVEPSALAPGETLTLAGVVENTGDEPITNVQALPRWNTVQLETRDEIALVSVDDTVRWGFRYDDPFQVVAERLDPGEQAEFRLDIDAEQLSFGSPGVYTVGVDIRGSLTDGDRVTLDTARTVVPWIPDDVPAKVDVALLWPAEAPPALMPSGDLRNDAVAGRIAPGGPLDAIVDAAGSNPVTWLVDPDLLDTVDAMTESDSGDAAEAAEEWESKFQPERDGSLYLLPYARPDVRALLATDPELASQLTAASVDATRQTARTLADVRTGVARADAGADDDVFSALADAGVRTVILSGAAATSSESPMAHMSTARGELEVVLTDPGLDAVVADAHNATNTDAGLLELRQRWAAETAMAAIEAELRGAQPQPLVVAPPARWTPHEDLANAVVDVWTDLPWVEPVTVDELPAPSQPASVTVEPADAGNVLPAENVAAAADLQDAVQKYTELLADPDQDLNRALGLAAIRAASSGWRDDPAAGLEYASDITDELGRQLGEVSVTVPESVTLSSRTGIFPLTVTNELDEPVTVKLAIQSANPDRLRVDDVPEQQVGAGSRETIEIKAQAATNGRVPITVQLVTHSGAPLGPTTQSVVNATDYGTIGWIIIVGAGALFGAAVIRTMLRRRNSATGDHDSVSESAADDVATGDDPGSAGAAGDHTGAAPRPPAQGVTR
- a CDS encoding GTP-binding protein, translated to MASVDSEVSRGTHASQDALSVKIVVAGGFGVGKTTFVGSVSEIEPLRTEALMTDASSSVDDLSMLPEKRTTTVAMDFGRITLAEDLVLYLFGTPGQSRFWFMWDDITRGAIGAVVLVDTRRLADCFGAVDYVEQRGIPFLVALNAFDGVQQHSVEEVRDALQIGPEVPFVVTDARDRESVKTVLVTLVEHAMSMVAQQG
- the sigM gene encoding RNA polymerase sigma factor SigM; protein product: MTGGPSGYQDADDGELLRRHVGGEHEAFGELVRRHQDRLWAVALRTLGNPEDAADALQDALVNAFRRASSFRAESAVTTWLHRVVVNACLDRIRHTAARPSDPVAFDGTENPVLTAAAGAGGDPAEHAPLRLDLQAALASLPDEQRVPLVLVDVEGYRVAEVAEMLSLPVGTIKSRCARGRARLLPLLTQGESSQPRGNQADNPRVPPAATSEPGGGDRR